The proteins below come from a single Etheostoma spectabile isolate EspeVRDwgs_2016 chromosome 4, UIUC_Espe_1.0, whole genome shotgun sequence genomic window:
- the bhlhe40 gene encoding class E basic helix-loop-helix protein 40, translated as MERITSAQPPPCVPRQPPLDIADMQGMDFPMYMYKPRRGMKRVDESKETYKLPHRLIEKKRRDRINECIAQLKDLLPEHLKLTTLGHLEKAVVLELTLKHVKALSGVLEQQQQKIISLQNNLQISEHGGDSAESSEMFRSGFHLCAQEVLHYLASQESSKDLTPTHVISHIQKVAAEVLYHQSSRHPDESNAQSSEKLKKAAGEPQRAHEGSAKNCVPVIQRTYPLAMGEQSGSDTDTDSGYGGEPDKRDPKAQWSESPAKEGEHKHVAPERTPGVIKQEDDGPHAKKLRSESSEDEILSGYVAAGPGSYMSFSPNQPPFCLPFYLIPPAAAAYLPMLEKCWYPGSMPIMYPGMSGSTETPPPSLVMSPRTGSPVSYQNPMDCPALHKAGKQVPSLNSETKD; from the exons ATGGAGAGAATCACCAGCGCACAACCACCTCCCTGTGTGCCTAGACAACCACCACTGGATATAGCTGACATGCAAGG AATGGATTTTCCCATGTATATGTACAAACCCAGGAGAGGCATGAAGCGTGTAGATGAGAGCAAG GAGACATACAAGTTGCCACACCGACTGATCGAAAAGAAAAGACGTGACAGAATCAACGAATGCATTGCCCAGCTGAAGGATTTGTTGCCAGAACATCTTAAGCTTACA ACGCTGGGTCATTTGGAGAAAGCCGTGGTGCTGGAACTCACTCTCAAGCATGTGAAAGCCCTGAGTGGTGTCCTGGAGCAGCAACAGCAGAAAATCATCTCGCTACAGAACAACCTGCAAATAA GTGAACATGGAGGTGACAGCGCAGAGAGCAGTGAGATGTTCCGCTCCGGCTTTCACTTGTGTGCACAAGAGGTCCTCCACTATCTGGCCAGCCAAGAAAGCAGCAAGGACTTGACTCCTACCCATGTCATCAGCCACATCCAAAAGGTAGCGGCTGAAGTTCTGTATCATCAAAGCAGCCGGCACCCAGACGAGTCCAACGCTCAATCTTCGGAGAAACTGAAGAAAGCCGCTGGAGAGCCTCAAAGGGCTCACGAGGGCTCCGCTAAGAACTGCGTTCCTGTCATTCAAAGGACTTACCCGCTTGCGATGGGGGAGCAGAGCGGCAGCGACACAGACACTGACAGCGGCTACGGGGGAGAACCTGACAAGCGTGACCCCAAAGCCCAGTGGTCGGAGAGCCCCGCGAAGGAGGGGGAGCACAAGCATGTCGCGCCCGAGAGGACGCCCGGTGTCATCAAGCAGGAGGATGATGGGCCTCATGCCAAGAAATTAAGGTCTGAATCCTCAGAAGACGAGATTCTCTCTGGTTACGTGGCAGCAGGCCCTGGCAGCTATATGAGTTTCTCCCCCAACCAGCCCCCGTTCTGTCTCCCCTTCTACCTCATCCCCCCTGCAGCAGCAGCCTATCTGCCCATGCTGGAGAAATGCTGGTACCCCGGGAGCATGCCGATTATGTACCCGGGCATGAGCGGCTCAACGGAGACACCTCCCCCATCTCTGGTGATGTCCCCAAGGACAGGGTCTCCAGTATCCTACCAGAACCCCATGGACTGCCCTGCTCTTCACAAAGCTGGAAAGCAGGTCCCCTCATTGAACTCTGAAACTAAAGACTGA